A genome region from Variovorax paradoxus includes the following:
- a CDS encoding MarR family winged helix-turn-helix transcriptional regulator, giving the protein MDSASAPFTGAAAPNIGLVSYERVTAEMRKAAPSITARQMLTFIAVVRTSPCSQIEICRVTGFTRQTTSRHVAKLVRVGLLAQRRDLDNGRCQVVRLTASGRLIPATLGNTSRPPERCERIQPAPCDDLRPYTLSHVPPMNADPDSFTEDQRKFLAMLVSDLNGPTCTGSLLRIMESVVYELKSDFDLDRQSISDETTRADLEVCFAALQYLKVKQAADDKD; this is encoded by the coding sequence ATGGATTCGGCATCTGCACCGTTTACTGGTGCTGCTGCCCCTAACATTGGCCTCGTGAGCTATGAGCGCGTTACCGCAGAAATGCGCAAGGCCGCGCCGAGCATCACCGCTAGACAGATGCTGACCTTCATCGCGGTCGTGCGTACGAGCCCCTGCTCGCAGATCGAAATATGCAGGGTCACCGGCTTTACGAGGCAGACCACATCGCGGCACGTTGCAAAGTTGGTCCGGGTCGGATTGCTCGCTCAACGCAGGGACCTCGACAACGGGAGGTGCCAAGTCGTCCGCCTCACTGCGTCGGGGAGACTCATCCCGGCGACCCTTGGCAACACCTCTAGACCGCCCGAGCGGTGCGAGCGAATCCAGCCTGCGCCGTGCGATGATCTGCGCCCCTACACCCTTTCGCACGTCCCGCCAATGAACGCAGATCCTGACTCTTTCACCGAAGACCAGCGCAAGTTCCTCGCGATGCTGGTAAGTGACCTGAATGGACCAACCTGCACGGGGAGTCTTCTACGGATCATGGAGAGCGTCGTCTACGAACTGAAGTCCGACTTCGATCTGGACCGCCAGTCAATCAGCGACGAGACAACACGCGCCGACCTTGAGGTTTGCTTCGCCGCATTGCAGTATTTGAAGGTCAAGCAAGCGGCGGACGATAAGGACTAA
- a CDS encoding TIGR03862 family flavoprotein: MTVSPVVAVIGGGPAGLMAAEVLSASGAQVHVYDAMPSVGRKFLLAGRGGLNLTHSEPLDAFMGRFGDRRAELEPMLAQFGPQQVRDWATGLGVETFVGTSGRVFPKDMKAAPLLRSWLQRLRAAGVQFHMRYRWLGEGAVDLSALRFATPAGEVTAKADAVVLALGGASWARLGSDGAWALWLQARGVDVAPLRPANCGFDGSGWTEHFSSRFAGQPFKSVAVSFTDSQGRHFARKGEFVATATGIEGSLIYAASALLRDEIAANGSATLLLDLLPDRSAEQVLAAVRHPRGARSLSSHLKSRLGLDGIKAGVLHEVLSRDAMADATQLAATIKAVPLKLVATRPVDEAISTAGGVRFDALDVQLMANALPGVFVAGEMLDWEAPTGGYLLTASMASGVAAARGVIQRLDL; encoded by the coding sequence ATGACTGTTTCTCCTGTCGTTGCCGTGATCGGCGGCGGACCCGCCGGGCTGATGGCGGCGGAAGTGTTGAGCGCGTCCGGTGCACAGGTGCACGTGTACGACGCCATGCCCTCGGTGGGGCGCAAGTTCCTGCTGGCCGGGCGCGGCGGGCTCAACCTCACGCATTCCGAACCGCTCGACGCGTTCATGGGGCGCTTCGGCGATCGGCGCGCCGAGCTCGAGCCGATGCTCGCGCAGTTCGGTCCGCAGCAGGTCCGCGATTGGGCGACGGGGCTGGGCGTCGAGACTTTCGTCGGCACCTCGGGACGGGTATTTCCGAAGGACATGAAGGCCGCGCCGTTGCTGCGTTCGTGGCTGCAGCGGCTGCGCGCGGCCGGCGTGCAGTTTCACATGCGGTATCGCTGGCTCGGCGAAGGCGCGGTCGATCTGTCCGCCCTGCGGTTTGCAACACCTGCGGGCGAAGTCACTGCGAAGGCCGATGCGGTCGTGCTCGCGCTGGGCGGCGCGAGCTGGGCACGGCTCGGCTCCGACGGCGCCTGGGCCCTGTGGCTGCAGGCGCGGGGCGTGGACGTCGCGCCGCTGCGGCCTGCCAACTGCGGCTTCGACGGCAGCGGCTGGACCGAACACTTCTCGAGCCGCTTCGCCGGCCAGCCGTTCAAGTCGGTGGCGGTCTCGTTCACCGACAGCCAGGGACGGCACTTTGCGCGCAAGGGCGAGTTCGTGGCGACGGCGACGGGCATCGAAGGCAGCCTGATCTACGCAGCCTCCGCGCTGCTGCGCGACGAGATCGCCGCAAACGGCAGTGCCACTCTGCTGCTCGACCTGTTGCCCGACCGCAGCGCCGAACAGGTGCTGGCGGCCGTCAGGCATCCCCGCGGCGCTCGCTCGCTGAGCAGCCACCTGAAGAGCCGCCTGGGCCTTGACGGCATCAAGGCCGGTGTGCTGCACGAAGTGCTGAGCCGCGACGCAATGGCGGATGCAACGCAACTGGCCGCCACGATCAAGGCGGTGCCGCTGAAGCTGGTCGCGACCCGACCCGTGGATGAGGCGATCAGCACCGCCGGCGGCGTGCGCTTCGATGCGCTCGATGTGCAACTGATGGCCAATGCACTGCCCGGCGTGTTCGTGGCAGGGGAGATGCTCGACTGGGAAGCGCCGACAGGCGGCTATCTGCTGACGGCGTCGATGGCCAGCGGTGTCGCAGCGGCGCGCGGCGTCATCCAGCGGCTGGACCTGTGA